In the Oscarella lobularis chromosome 14, ooOscLobu1.1, whole genome shotgun sequence genome, one interval contains:
- the LOC136195243 gene encoding mucin-5AC-like isoform X2, which produces MTTTANIQPSIGAEIRLSEIQASTISLTHIPTTPTPALKCWTDWFNIDNPGWTGDYEKLDTLRRSGYKVCKQPDAVRCRTVQTHIDAKLTGRKLTCSPSVGFFCVNSEQDWGKTCLDYEVKFLCPCDYVEAPTKPPFDLRLGCWTEWLDRDGPGGTGDYEQRNLFSRPICDRPGAVQCRRTSNHQEALKTGQNLFCTSAMGLVCINKNQPNGGMCYNYEVRFLCLCPNHKDLFQNLTDSISTESSPLTVISGVARIKWR; this is translated from the exons ATGACG ACGACTGCAAACATCCAGCCGTCCATTGGAGCAGAAATACGACTATCAGAAATTCAGGCATCAACTATATCCTTGACACATATACCGACAACGCCTACTCCCGCTTTAA AATGTTGGACAGATTGGTTCAACATTGATAACCCAGGTTGGACTGGAGATTATGAAAAGTTAGACACCCTTCGCAGATCAGGATACAAAGTATGCAAGCAACCTGATGCAGTTCGCTGCAGAACTGTTCAAACTC ACATAGATGCCAAGTTGACCGGAAGAAAATTGACCTGCTCTCCGTCGGTAGGGTTCTTCTGCGTCAATTCTGAACAGGATTGGGGTAAAACGTGCCTCGACTACGAAGTAAAGTTTCTCTGTCCCTGCGACTACGTTGAAG CTCCAACAAAACCTCCGTTTGACTTAC GATTGGGATGTTGGACAGAGTGGCTCGACAGAGACGGTCCAGGAGGCACTGGAGATTATGAGCAGCGTAACTTATTTTCTCGCCCTATCTGCGACCGTCCCGGCGCTGTACAATGCCGCAGGACATCCAATC ATCAAGAAGCACTTAAAACAGGCCAAAATCTATTTTGCACATCAGCTATGGGACTGGTATGCATAAACAAGAACCAACCAAATGGTGGAATGTGCTACAATTACGAAGTCCGATTTCTGTGCCTTTGTCCTAATCACAAAG ATTTATTTCAAAACTTGACCGATTCCATTTCTACAGAATCTTCTCCACTAACAGTGATCAGTGGCGTAGCCAGGATTAAGTGGAGGTAG
- the LOC136195463 gene encoding uncharacterized protein codes for MCEEKSLQFVPKAVIDQSHCRSMLSNYNSDTMSGVSTTKEKLNNISVSGCGNFSMAENDLEIMFDAIDTSNLPDTAKTDTKKMLCLYAFGDCGDLVKLKKKTKQNDCDCSAFSEFQSQTNFKPLLGNLLSCLRAPNFALPFNIPSYINKSNETVCSKDFLPTTSPCLQTCGMYCSPLCNQPGSSKGANIFYIVFYITIALYWICIGVLFITWLKLRKLASNQAQTGLSFCLPLTVINIALSMTFIFGQKAIYCRTNNRFESIYNPTRLCLIQGYLAQFGALWFVFSWLNSVINALVTVWSPQRFSEKRRKALFVIQITLSIIAPGGLVAFASLRGIRYSGTNVYSIFCVPTIDWFLYTYTLPVNGIVFCGTIVSAIVMYKLYKVSIASIIEIRQYSYRFLF; via the exons ATGTGCGAAGAGAAATCACTTCAGTTCGTTCCAAAAGCCGTAATAGATCAATCCCACTGCAGATCAATGCTTTCTAATTATAACAGCGACACAATGTCTGGTGTTAGCACAACTAAAGAGAAACTGAATAACATTTCGGTATCAGGATGTGGAAACTTCTCAATGGCAGAAAATGATTTGGAAATCATGTTTGACGCTATTGATACATCTAACCTACCAGATACCGCCAAAACCGACACAAAGAAGATGCTTTGCTTATACGCTTTCGGAGATTGCGGAGACTTGGTCaaactaaagaagaaaactaAACAAAATGATTGTGATTGTTCAGCATTTTCCGAATTCCAAAGTCAGACAAACTTTAAACCGTTGCTAGGCAACTTATTATCCTGCTTACGAGCTCCAAATTTTGCGTTGCCATTTAATATTCCTTCTTACATAAACAAAAGCAACGAGACAGTCTGTTCAAAGGACTTCCTACCCACTACAAGTCCATGTTTGCAAACTTGCGGCATGTACTGCTCCCCTCTGTGTAATCAACCAGGAAGTTCAAAAGGCGCAAACATTTTTTACATCGTATTTTACATCACAATTGCGCTATACTGGATTTGCATTGGGGTGCTGTTTATCACATGGCTCAAGCTAAGAAAATT AGCCAGTAATCAGGCTCAAACCGGATTGTCTTTTTGCTTGCCACTCACAGTTATCA ATATCGCTCTAAGCATGACTTTCATTTTTGGTCAAAAGGCTATATACTGTAGGACCAACAACCGGTTTGAATCTATCTATAACCCAACAAGACTCTGCCTTATTCAAG GATATCTCGCCCAATTTGGGGCACTCTGGTTTGTCTTTTCCTGGCTAAACTCTGTGATCAATGCACTAGTAACCGTGTGGAGCCCCCAAAGGTTCAGCGAGAAACGTAGAAAAGCACTTTTCGTCATTCAGATAACCCTATCAATAATCGCACCGGGAGGGCTTGTCGCCTTCGCCTCACTACGTGGTATTCGCTACTCCGGGACAAATGTTTACAGCATATTCTGCGTACCTACAATCGACTGGTTCTTGTACACCTACACACTGCCGGTCAATGGCATTGTTTTCTGTGGAACAATAGTTTCGGCTATTGTTATGTACAAGCTCTATAAGGTCAGTATAGCTTCAATTATTGAGATTAGGCAGTATAGCTAccggtttcttttctaa
- the LOC136195464 gene encoding uncharacterized protein gives MSVAVKKIHDLIASPRNVAMFKREVLVCSRLHHPNIMIVCGAVMAEGSPLQIVMELLEGSVGEVIDAAHASGSYLTVYEQLFIAMDMASGISYLHQIRPLPYVHGDIRPSNVLVTRDMKVKVGDLGSAHIIESSLSAGPMSPSYVAPERSSTSSTLASDIYSFGVSLIEIFSGVGPIPEERQTQLALLAPRSHLFMLCSRLIRQKPADRMSAQRCFETLKAAVAENHSKLPSR, from the coding sequence ATGTCAGTTGCCGTCAAGAAAATTCACGATCTTATCGCGAGTCCACGCAACGTGGCGATGTTTAAACGAGAAGTTCTCGTGTGTAGCCGACTCCATCATCCCAATATCATGATCGTGTGTGGAGCGGTTATGGCCGAAGGATCACCTCTCCAAATAGTCATGGAATTACTCGAGGGATCCGTTGGAGAAGTTATTGACGCAGCCCATGCTTCGGGGTCTTATCTAACTGTTTACGAGCAGTTGTTCATTGCGATGGATATGGCGTCAGGAATCTCGTATCTCCATCAGATTCGTCCTCTTCCCTACGTCCACGGCGACATCCGCCCTTCGAATGTTCTTGTAACACGAGACATGAAGGTGAAAGTAGGTGACTTGGGTTCGGCGCACATTATTGAGAGCTCTCTGTCCGCTGGTCCCATGAGTCCTTCTTACGTCGCTCCCGAGCGAAGTAGCACTTCTAGTACGTTGGCTAGCGACATCTATAGCTTCGGCGTGTCtttaattgaaattttttctggTGTTGGTCCTATTCCGGAGGAGAGACAGACGCAGTTGgctcttctcgctcctcgTTCTCATTTATTCATGCTCTGCTCTCGATTGATTCGCCAAAAGCCCGCCGATCGAATGTCAGCGCAAAGGTGCTTTGAAACTCTCAAAGCCGCTGTTGCTGAAAATCACAGTAAATTGCCTTCCCGATAA
- the LOC136195465 gene encoding ubiquitin carboxyl-terminal hydrolase 9X-like has protein sequence MLLYERVDSPSTKAVSNDAGKLPGAIERGIQKENLKFVHLKALFSIEHFRFMRSLVDSVVPLTVVEPMKETQEKLVMLVLKLLTNFLLSYGLRTKKAIRGLASEWVNSLLSLLKCSKYMRFWFATSALFRHPERFVEYLLECPNQEVRTAFSRLLAYLAYFSHNDGPYVNHSPVYGPASSDIIGAPTSREDQTLSDCIVEAVLNLLNKEVGEHERHISQYFYFFLTYCSFSHAERSQLLKMRLPSLFIALALGEGPALIGNRHHATDFSRLYNVVSVLVRCYDVSRHMIHCVKEAEPAPNPFYELSQPEAMHPEIVVALFENQKYLKKVISENASAEDTLQLFKFLCWENPSISRMVLTTLLYQVHFSGARENVG, from the exons ATGCTACTCTACGAACGGGTCGATTCGCCCTCTACCA agGCGGTCAGCAACGATGCGGGCAAACTTCCCGGCGCAATCGAGCGCGGAatacagaaagaaaatctcAAATTTGTTCATCTGAAGGCGTTGTTCAGTATAGAACATTTTCGTTTCATGAGAAGCCTCGTCGATTCGGTCGTCCCTCTCACTGTCGTCGAGCCGATG AAGGAGACGCAGGAGAAATTGGTCATGCTCGTTTTAAAGCTCTTGACGAATTTCTTGCTTTCCTACGGCCTTCgaacgaaaaaggcgataCGAGGATTGGCCAGCGAATGGGTCAACAGTCTCCTGTCGTTGCTCAAGTGCAGTAAGTACATGCGCTTCTGGTTTGCTACATCGGCGCTCTTTCGCCATCCGGAACGCTTTGTCGAGTATCTCCTCGAGTGTCCCAATCAAGAA GTTCGCACGGCTTTTAGTCGCCTTCTTGCCTACCTTGCTTACTTTTCTCACAACGACGGCCCCTACGTAAATCACTCGCCTGTCTACGGTCCTGCCTCCTCTGACATTATTGGAG CTCCGACGTCTCGTGAAGATCAAACCCTTAGCGACTGCATCGTAGAAGCCGTTCTCAATCTCCTAAACAAGGAAGTGGGCGAACACGAGCGTCACATCAGCCAGTATTTCTACTTCTTTCTGACGTACTGCTCATTCTCTCATGCCGAG cgTTCTCAATTGCTGAAAATGCGCTTACCGTCATTATTCATAGCGCTCGCTTTGGGCGAGGGTCCGGCTCTGATTGGCAACCGGCACCACGCGACCGATTTTTCGCGTCTTTATAACGTCGTGTCGGTACTCGTGCGTTGCTACGACGTATCCCGTCACATGATTCATTGCGTCAAG GAAGCCGAACCGGCTCCAAATCCGTTCTACGAGCTGTCTCAGCCGGAGGCAATGCACCCGGAAATTGTCGTGGCTTTGTTTGAGAATCAGAA GTATCTGAAAAAGGTCATTAGCGAAAACGCTTCTGCTGAAGACACTTTGCAATTATTTAAA TTTCTTTGTTGGGAAAATCCTTCGATATCGCGCATGGTTTTAACGACATTACTTTATCAGGTTCATTTTTCGGGGGCACGCGAGAACGTTGGCTAA
- the LOC136195764 gene encoding uncharacterized protein → MKVAIAFLLVASLLSIQTEGKQAMSLQCLKEEVLTYELTMFQDLWSNQQAEHFLLTAKIEIRCIADGFLPRYETRGMKYSVKIVDFNVDVVAKGDSVEDSVEDSVEDVVETTTEEECLHGLGTKLGQHLKPKTGSKAAMRSQMRKKFEKMFCFVQLENGTVAYVLHARNDDVQVLNIKKAIASLFQVSLEKGEHDVEEKGSTNEHTAHYSVEEGDNGEVKVHMKYSSANVQHFPAGSNVDPTDVDYDEEDEIVYEDGVPKIITGTLHAALFPAKENGEDDSGEDDDSYQSNSVLDNEFVSDQKYTLTLISRQKNPPQKRSTVMVRVDDTHGLQTSSVESKHGKADVVQDQRNSLKAQIPLLIDLMDEIAGVDGDYNGSYTNLVYMLELEGLCEYLRCSDGANTPVSDAVIDHFETGSSNLRHFLFPLLVSSSTKASQKQISFALKDHKRYNLDLKFILTSIPFVHHPSQKIVALVKAYANDETEQARDEALLALGSLAGSSDAKTSDEITERLLDQLRKLNLKSALSFANATTLFFALGNTRNSAAIEPLSCVLVNATVFEKIRHAAAFVLSSQFDESRVDEVILERLRRQRNSESVFYGVAHLLANRAARNDGVRTELEKFVAAYLTNENHADYDNATTTSRTRRSTTTSTYWAHSNSQFNDISSLSSRRQDLSDYQNHAAYLYARRLGVDQLHVRLTAGGFAGANSMNPSIAKIFGKTVAYAHAFGRDYSLLESYLIVTGTESTLSFTVFARVGFQTIIPYTSRSFPACLSRETPVGKGANYRVLNAQHTIYLAFGINVHLYLSGNVQLAGTAGYELCPTQPSNLAKAYFKPSISFTANGGATAGIVAARGGIDVSASVKYYINAEASLKLESPTLSACLNVFFGQEPVSVKIGAFYQLYEIKHNGWFSFHAGWSEKRFIGALTQTFTLVKAAERKLYGRCLEGRIG, encoded by the exons ATGAAAGTCGCGATtgcgtttcttctcgtcgcttctctTCTGTCGATCCAGACCGAAGGAAAACAAGCGATGTCGTTGCAGTGTCTGAAG GAAGAAGTGCTGACTTACGAGCTTACGATGTTTCAAGATCTCTGGTCCAATCAGCAGGCCGAGCACTTTCTTCTAACggcaaaaattgaaatccGCTGCATTGCAG ATGGTTTTTTACCGCGATATGAGACGCGAGGCATGAAATACTCTGTAAAAATAGTCGATTtcaacgttgacgtcgtcgcgaaaggAGATAGCGTGGAAGACAGCGTCGAAGACAGtgtcgaagacgtcgttgagACCACGACAGA GGAGGAGTGCCTGCATGGCTTGGGAACGAAGCTAGGTCAACATTTAAA ACCCAAAACTGGTTCAAAAGCGGCTATGCGATCTCAAATGcgcaaaaaattcgaaaagatGTTCTGTTTCGTTCAACTGGAAAATGGAACCGTCGCTTACGTGCTGCACGCGCGCAACGATGACGTCCAAGTACTCAACATAAAGAAGGCAATCGCTTCTCTTTTCCAAGTATCGCTGGAGAAAGGCGAacacgacgtcgaagaaaaggGATCGACCAATGAACACACCGCTCATTACAG TGTTGAAGAAGGCGACAACGGCGAGGTCAAGGTTCACATGAAATACTCCAGTGCAAACGTGCAACATTTTCCCGCGGGATCAAACGTCGATCCGACGGACGTCGACtacgatgaagaagacgagatcGTGTACGAAGACGGCGTGCCGAAGATAATAACGGGAACATTGCACGCGGCGCTTTTCCCCGccaaagaaaacggcgaagatGATTCGGGCGAAGATGATGATTCGTACCAGTCGAACAGCGTCCTAGACAATGAATTCGTCTCTGATCAGAAATACACGCTGACGCTAATCAGCAGGCAAAAGAACCCGCcgcaaaaacgatcgacAGTCATGGTGCGGGTCGACGATACTCATGGTCTGCAGACCAGCTCCGTTGAATCGAAGcacgggaaag CCGATGTCGTTCAAGACCAGCGGAATTCTCTAAAAGCGCAAATTCCGCTTTTAATCGACTTAATGGACGAAATAGCGGGCGTTGACGGCGACTACAATGGCTCAT ACACCAACCTGGTGTATATGCTAGAGTTAGAGGGTCTGTGCGAGTATCTTCGCTGTTCAGATGGAGCCAACACCCCTGTCAGTGATGCGGTCATCGATCACTTTGAAACT GGTTCGTCTAATTTGCGTCATTTCCTCTTTCCCCTTCTCGTCTCCTCCAGCACCAAAGCGTCCCAAAAG CAAATCAGCTTCGCCCTGAAGGATCATAAAAGATACAACTTGGATCTCAAATTCATTCTGACCAGCATTCCCTTCGTTCACCATCCTTCCCAAAAGATCGTCGCTCTTGTCAAGGCATacgcaaacgacgaaacggagcaggcgcgcgacgaagcgctACTCGCTTTAGGCTCTCTCGCCGGAAGCTCGGACGCAAAAACGTCCGATGAAATCACCGAGCGCCTTTTGGACCAACTCCGCAAACTCAATTTGAAGTCCGCCCTATCGTTTGCCAACGCCACAACTCTTTTTTTCGCCTTAGGAAACACGCGCAATTCGGCGGCAATCGAACCCCTCAGCtgcgttctcgtcaacgcaactgtttttgaaaaaattcgtcacgCTGCAGCGTTCGTCCTTTCTagccaattcgacgaaagtcgcgtcgacgaagtcatACTTGAGCGCCTACGCCGGCAACGCAACAGCGAGTCCGTTTTCTATGGCGTCGCGCATCTTCTCGCCAATCGCGCCGCGCGGAACGACGGAGTTCGGACGGAGTTGGAAAAGTTCGTCGCAGCCTATTTAACGAACGAAAATCACGCCGACTACGACAatgcaacgacgacgtcccgAACTCGACGATCGACTACGACATCGACCTACTGGGCGCATTCCAACAGTCAGTTCAACGACATAAGCAGTCTCTCAAGCCGAAGGCAAGACCTGTCTGACTACCAAAACCACGCAGCCTACCTCTACGCCAGACGACTGGGAGTCGACCAGCTTCACGTGCGTCTAACGGCCGGAGGTTTTGCAGGAGCAAACTCGATGAATCCATCGATTGCCAAAATATTTGGCAAAACCGTCGCATACGCCCACGCTTTTGGAAGAGATTATAGCCTCCTGGAATCGTATCTGATTGTTACAGGAACCGAGTCGACCTTAAGCTTTACGGTTTTCGCTCGTGTCGGTTTCCAAACCATTATTCCCTATACGTCAAGATCGTTTCCTGCTTGCTTGTCAAGAGAGACGCCGGTTGGGAAAGGAGCTAACTACAGGGTTTTGAATGCCCAACATACTATTTACTtggcctttggaatcaacgTGCATCTCTACTTGTCCGGAAACGTTCAGCTAGCGGGGACAGCCGGTTACGAACTGTGCCCAACGCAGCCAAGTAATCTTGCAAAAGCGTATTTTAAGCCGTCCATCTCGTTTACCGCAAATGGAGGTGCCACCGCGGGAATCGTG GCTGCTCGAGGTGGAATCGATGTGAGTGCCTCTGTTAAATACTACATAAACGCCGAGGCCAGCCTTAAATTGGAAAGTCCAACACTATCGGCTTGTTTGAATGTCTTCTTCGGTCAAGAGCCTGTCTCGGTGAAAATTGGAGCATTCTATCAACTTTATGAGATAAAGCACAACGGATGGTTTAGC TTTCACGCCGGATGGTCTGAAAAACGGTTCATTGGTGCTCTGACGCAGACGTTTACGTTGGTTAAAGCTGCTGAAAGAAAGCTTTACGGTAGGTGCCTTGAAGGCCGAATCGGCTAA